One window of the Oncorhynchus clarkii lewisi isolate Uvic-CL-2024 chromosome 19, UVic_Ocla_1.0, whole genome shotgun sequence genome contains the following:
- the LOC139374611 gene encoding thioredoxin-like yields MIIIIEDKEGFDKALEEAGDKLVVVDFTATWCGPCQSIAPFFKGLSENYQSVVFLKVDVDDAPDVASFCDIKCMPTFHFYKNQKKVEEFSGSNQAKLEELVNTHK; encoded by the exons gAGGGCTTCGACAAGGCCCTGGAGGAGGCAGGAGATaagctggtggtggtggacttCACAGCCACGTGGTGCGGCCCCTGTCAGAGCATCGCTCCTTTCTTCAAG ggtCTGTCTGAGAATTATCAGAGTGTGGTCTTCCTGAAGGTTGACGTGGACGACGCACCG gATGTGGCCAGTTTCTGTGACATCAAGTGTATGCCAACATTCCACTTCTACAAGAACCAGAAGAAG GTGGAGGAGTTCTCAGGGTCCAATCAGGCCAAACTGGAGGAGCTGGTCAACActcacaaataa